The genomic DNA AGTTCCGCAGATTCCATAGGTATATTTTCTGGAACTTCCATATTTATCGCCGATCCGGTCCAGAACCTTTTTCAAAGCGTCAGGAAGATTTCCCTTATGATCGAAGACGTATGTCTCCTCTATGGCCCCTTTATTAAGTACGGCTGCTTTAAGGGTTTTGGAACCGATATCGATCCCCACTCTGATTGTATCAGGCGACTGGCTCATTAAAATTCTCCTGTTATGCCGAGTTTTGACGGACCGAACTGTTCCTTGAAATTTTTAATATAGTTCCCCGGCGTCTGACCGGTTATCTTCTTGAACTGTTTGGTAAAGCTGGGTAAATCGGGGTAATTAAAGCGGTCGGCGATGTCTTTCAGAGAGACTGATGAAATGGTCAGAAGCATTTTTACCTGTTCGATTCGCTGATTGATATGAAAGACACCCGGGGGCATGCCCACATGCTTAGTAAATCCCTGGCGGAAACTGGAATAGCTCATACTGAATTTCTCCGCAAAATCAGGAAGGGAAAAGCGGTTCTGGAGTTCTCTGCAGAGATCCCGCCTCACGGCTACCCAGAAATCGGCTTCTTCGTCGGCGGAATTGACAAGAAAACCTGTTGCATGGATTTCCGTAATGAGCTTGAGAGACTTTTCTATGACTTTAAATATCCGCGTCGTGGCCCACTGGTCAATCTCCTGGCCCAGTTTTCTGAATTTGACAACAAGATCGGAGTGAAGACCGATATGAATAACCGGCTCGTCGCTTCCGTCATAGGATTTCCGCTCATAGAGATTGTAGAAAATTTCCGGCAGAGTCAGAACGACTTGCTCGCTCCCCCGGCCGTTGAAGCTCAGCAGGCCGCTTTTCCCCGGGAGCCTCTGGATGACATCGCCCGGACCGACAGGGATTTCCCGGCCGTCGCCGATGCGGAGCGCCCCCTCCCCTTCAATAATATAGATAAGGGAACAGGTTCTCTCCTGCTCTTTTTTCTGATCATTCCATTTCTGAAACGTGATGCTCTCAAAATGACAAGAAAACTGTTTTTTAAATCCTCTTAAACCGCTACTCAATGCCATATATGACAATTTATTAGCTTCTGATCTGGTCAAAATTACGCTCCAAATTTCTTTAAAGGCTTTTTAGAGCTTATAACCACAGTAATGCTTTGTCAATTATGACAAGGTGAATTGCTTAATTAATTTTTTAACTATGTCAAATATGACAATTATCTACGCTTTGTGTGCAAAAAAAAACCGTCCGGGAAAACTTCCGCGGACGGTTTCTGATTTGTAAAATTCATTAAGGGGACTGGTTTGGTTTATCAGTTGATTTTTATTGTAACCGGCTTCGCTTCCGGTTTTTTGCCTATTGTAAGATAGAGAAGACCATCCTTCAATGATGCTTTAATAGCCTCTCTGTCCGCATCCTTCGGAAGAGAGAAAGATCTTTTAAACTGTCTGTTCACTCTTTCTCTCAGAAGATATTTTACATCTTCTTTCTGTTCATCGGTTTTTTCAGCTTCTTTTAACCGGGAAGCCGTAACAGTCAGCAAACCCTCGTTAAGAGTGATTTCCACTTCGTCATCTTTGAAACCGGCCAGCTCCGCTGTCAAAACATAACTGTTTTCCTGTTCCTCCACATCTACGGGAAAGGAACTGTACACAACAGCGTTCTGCGAACGGGAAGGCGTTCCGTAGAAAAAGGAATCGAATAACTCATCCATTGTATTAACAGGTCTTGTTTTTGTTACATATCTCATATCAGGCCTCCATTTGCCAATTTGTTTTATTTTTCATTCACAATAATGCAAAAGATATGCCAATCTTTAGCAACCAAAACTTATCTCCTTTCTATATATATAATTAAATTACTTTTTATTTTTTTAGGTTTCACAAACCTGTTAATAGTCATGAAATCTTCCTTTTTGCTGCAGTCTCACAGACCTTCAGTTGTCTCAAAACGATTCCAGAATATACAAAATGCGCCATAAATACTCACAGGGGTGTATCATTTTTACACACAACACTTTTCAGGAAGAAATTCTGTGCC from Spirochaeta isovalerica includes the following:
- a CDS encoding Hsp20/alpha crystallin family protein, producing MRYVTKTRPVNTMDELFDSFFYGTPSRSQNAVVYSSFPVDVEEQENSYVLTAELAGFKDDEVEITLNEGLLTVTASRLKEAEKTDEQKEDVKYLLRERVNRQFKRSFSLPKDADREAIKASLKDGLLYLTIGKKPEAKPVTIKIN
- a CDS encoding AraC family transcriptional regulator, which gives rise to MALSSGLRGFKKQFSCHFESITFQKWNDQKKEQERTCSLIYIIEGEGALRIGDGREIPVGPGDVIQRLPGKSGLLSFNGRGSEQVVLTLPEIFYNLYERKSYDGSDEPVIHIGLHSDLVVKFRKLGQEIDQWATTRIFKVIEKSLKLITEIHATGFLVNSADEEADFWVAVRRDLCRELQNRFSLPDFAEKFSMSYSSFRQGFTKHVGMPPGVFHINQRIEQVKMLLTISSVSLKDIADRFNYPDLPSFTKQFKKITGQTPGNYIKNFKEQFGPSKLGITGEF